One genomic region from Stutzerimonas decontaminans encodes:
- the arcC gene encoding carbamate kinase has protein sequence MRLVIALGGNALLRRGEAMTAENQRENVRIACEQIAKVAGGNELVIAHGNGPQVGLLALQGNAFDAANPYPLDVLGAETEGMIGYMIEQELGNLLPFEVPFATILTQVEVDSADPAFKKPTKPIGPVYAKEEAERLAAEKGWSIAPDGDKFRRVVASPRPQRIFEIRPIKWLLEKGSVVICAGGGGIPTMYDGNKLHGVEAVIDKDLCSSLLAEQLNADLLVIATDVDATYIDWGKPTQKSIAEAHPDELDKLGFAAGSMGPKVQAACEFARNTGSTAVIGSLENIEAIVQGKSGTRISLDYSAIAYR, from the coding sequence ATGCGACTCGTCATCGCCCTGGGCGGCAACGCCCTGCTTCGTCGCGGCGAAGCCATGACCGCGGAAAACCAGCGTGAAAATGTACGTATCGCCTGTGAGCAGATAGCCAAGGTTGCAGGCGGAAACGAGCTGGTGATCGCTCACGGCAACGGCCCACAAGTCGGCCTGCTGGCCCTGCAGGGCAATGCCTTCGACGCCGCCAATCCTTACCCGCTGGATGTACTCGGCGCCGAAACTGAAGGCATGATCGGCTACATGATCGAGCAGGAGCTGGGCAACCTGCTGCCGTTCGAGGTGCCCTTCGCCACCATCCTCACCCAGGTCGAAGTGGACAGCGCCGATCCAGCGTTCAAGAAACCAACCAAACCTATAGGCCCGGTCTACGCCAAGGAAGAAGCCGAACGCCTGGCCGCCGAGAAAGGCTGGAGCATCGCCCCGGACGGTGACAAGTTCCGCCGCGTCGTGGCCAGCCCACGGCCACAACGCATCTTCGAAATTCGCCCGATCAAATGGCTGCTGGAAAAAGGCAGCGTGGTGATCTGCGCCGGTGGCGGCGGTATTCCCACCATGTACGACGGCAACAAATTGCATGGCGTGGAGGCGGTGATCGACAAGGATCTGTGCTCGTCACTGCTCGCCGAACAGCTCAACGCCGACCTGCTGGTAATCGCCACCGACGTCGACGCCACCTATATCGACTGGGGCAAGCCGACGCAGAAATCCATCGCCGAAGCTCACCCCGACGAGCTGGACAAACTCGGCTTTGCCGCCGGCTCCATGGGGCCGAAGGTGCAAGCCGCCTGCGAGTTCGCCCGCAACACTGGCAGCACGGCGGTGATCGGCTCGCTGGAAAATATCGAGGCCATCGTCCAGGGCAAATCCGGTACCCGGATCAGCCTGGATTACAGCGCCATCGCCTATCGCTGA